Proteins encoded together in one Terriglobus saanensis SP1PR4 window:
- a CDS encoding WD40 repeat domain-containing protein, with product MPLTSTAAKAASSADGPGQSQAAYIHYLLALRFATDGIKHEALREAAASLRAQREGNPAASLAFQLIAEQRQNIHIRLCCVTANFIGAKFSADGARILTVLDDNTLSVWDAHTGEQTAGLMHHDNEVVAVAWSADGHRVVASLNDGTVHLWGASSGQPLHLPFHTVKPLSHIALSPDGKRVLGSAGGEVYLLDAVTGEVLSPKLTYHDDVNVVALSNDGKHALIGTDDDFAELLDPMTGKRLHRMVHGNAIFSATFSPDSRFVLTSSGDHTAKIWDANTGAQQGRDFTQTGPISDAEFSPDATHILTISHDHTARVWDARTGSALTPLLQHNAPLIDGGFSGDASLVFTRGRDQSMRIWSAVTGEATMLPIHYNSNKNGAEFSPTDSSLLVTDGNTAEILDMPPSDPAPVWLADLAEFTASRSRFSQSATPDLSKIEKMRDDLLASQRDDPWTRFGKWYFSTPDQRTVSPWSKLSLQQYVDQLIALNTKESLIYARQITFEHPAWALKIDAAQKALSSGIPQQQTKREAVR from the coding sequence ATGCCCCTCACTTCGACTGCGGCTAAAGCGGCCTCTTCCGCCGACGGCCCAGGTCAGTCACAGGCCGCATACATCCATTATCTGCTGGCCCTTAGGTTTGCAACAGATGGAATCAAACACGAGGCACTTAGGGAGGCTGCGGCAAGTCTTCGTGCGCAGCGTGAGGGTAATCCCGCGGCATCCCTCGCGTTTCAACTCATCGCCGAGCAACGTCAGAACATCCACATCAGACTGTGTTGTGTCACTGCGAACTTCATTGGAGCCAAATTCAGCGCAGATGGCGCTCGGATCCTGACCGTACTTGATGACAATACGTTGAGCGTCTGGGATGCGCATACAGGCGAGCAAACGGCTGGGCTGATGCATCACGATAATGAGGTCGTTGCCGTTGCGTGGAGTGCCGACGGGCATCGTGTTGTTGCCAGCTTGAACGATGGGACGGTTCATCTATGGGGTGCAAGCAGCGGTCAGCCCCTGCATCTTCCATTCCACACGGTGAAGCCTCTCTCACATATTGCGCTCAGCCCGGATGGCAAGCGAGTGTTAGGCAGCGCGGGGGGAGAAGTCTATCTGTTGGATGCTGTGACTGGCGAAGTTCTCTCGCCGAAGCTCACATATCACGACGACGTAAATGTTGTTGCTTTGAGCAATGACGGAAAGCACGCGCTGATTGGAACGGATGATGACTTTGCCGAGCTTCTGGATCCAATGACCGGCAAACGCCTGCATCGTATGGTGCATGGTAATGCAATCTTCAGCGCGACATTTAGCCCCGACAGTCGGTTTGTGCTGACCAGTTCGGGAGATCACACTGCGAAGATCTGGGATGCCAATACTGGTGCGCAGCAGGGAAGAGACTTCACGCAGACTGGTCCCATTAGCGACGCAGAGTTCAGCCCGGATGCCACACATATTTTGACCATCTCGCACGATCACACAGCTCGCGTGTGGGATGCGCGCACGGGCAGCGCTCTTACACCTTTACTACAACACAATGCGCCGCTTATAGACGGCGGCTTCAGTGGTGATGCGTCGCTCGTTTTTACTCGTGGACGAGACCAGTCGATGCGGATATGGAGTGCCGTAACGGGGGAAGCCACAATGTTACCCATTCACTACAACAGCAATAAGAATGGAGCCGAGTTTAGCCCCACGGATTCCTCGTTGCTGGTCACCGACGGCAATACGGCCGAAATTCTAGACATGCCTCCGAGCGATCCCGCGCCGGTGTGGCTTGCCGATTTAGCTGAGTTTACAGCCAGCCGTTCGCGCTTTTCTCAGTCCGCCACACCCGATCTTTCCAAGATAGAAAAAATGCGCGACGATTTGCTTGCGTCACAAAGGGACGATCCGTGGACACGATTCGGTAAGTGGTATTTCTCCACACCGGATCAGCGTACAGTATCGCCTTGGAGCAAACTCTCACTGCAGCAATACGTCGATCAGCTTATCGCTTTGAATACGAAGGAATCCCTAATCTACGCGCGACAGATTACTTTCGAGCATCCGGCATGGGCGCTAAAGATCGACGCTGCACAAAAGGCTCTTTCCTCCGGGATACCTCAGCAGCAGACGAAAAGAGAGGCTGTTCGGTGA